The Raphanus sativus cultivar WK10039 chromosome 2, ASM80110v3, whole genome shotgun sequence DNA segment ggggacagtgtaatttaagtctggggggattactaatggttatttactttatttgtcttatttaaagtgttttcaaaaagtttttattgagtcaagaaggggatgataatcttaatcgatttactacttgtcatctaaccactctttagaccagtcttagatttactgactgcagaagtactagagatactaaagtggatcaacctgtcaactatgtttgcacttgctgaaattgtttgaaggaaccaaagctgacctccaacctaatactgacttgatttgcttgtcttggggcttggtatacattggatcggaatcctcctacgagtctggaaggtaaaaagtctgtgtgtttctggttcccttccttctctctcttcggcatctcaagatctaagtttataaagaaaaaattgatatgatttcttgagaggcagagggataggtaaattacctgcgaccccattattctaaatctcgaggatgatcacacattgtggaaacgagggataggtaaattacatgagaccccattattcgctacactttgtcaaaatatatgagttacaaatgcaaatgtcaataagatagactagatgacctgtgttggcatcaaaacctattgaaattgaaactaataagagatccagagaagagagatgaggggagaaagggatcagagaagactacctgtgtgttcagaaacttgtttgagttgaatccatgtgtcctttgatcgatactcccaaggtaaagcctacacttttatttttatgcaagaaatgaggttagtagaggggattgtcagacaggatctgttaagttgtggaactagtggaatttggttgctatactaggatattgtataatgtgcttctaaggttatgatgtttaatgatttggtttgcactactagagagaagatgaactgagtttttaaaatcatttgagTCCATGCTgctttcaaacctctttcagagagactgcctgttcgttttgcttgaggacaagcaaaagggtaagtctgggggagttgatataccatggatttcacccatttttacccatggataagggttttatatactatttattacgtattggagtctatttagagtatttacaggttcagggacgatttggagatatatggtgattttggtgccttttggagtctttcgcagtgcaggactgcacagatgcttcagatgtttagctctcgatggagaccttacTACTGTTTGATTTATCTAAActtttgacacaagatagatctttgagttagctttccaatgccaccggtttgagatcaatccaacggttagatcggaaGTTATGCATGTTTTACTGAATAGttgtcagtctgcctcgcgagagaaggctgtcgagaagaggattgtatgtcgatcgacacagcacactgcatgtcgatcgacagggacatcagaacgtgggctgagtatatttcatgaccgactgaagcccaggagtcaccacaaagttaccaaaatacccttgacgaccagaaaccttATTTATGTTAATTCTAAGCcatgttgacggctacgctttagacgctttctacgctatcttattttcattgtttctcttaggagagaagggaggaactccttgagagtcctcctggaactgctttggttttggttttatttatctattgcatttctatctattcatctatgatttctgtgacaaacttcatgtctgaatagatccacctgttagatctaaggttcagataggtttgtgggattagccccaaactatacttgctaagttgtgatattcatcaaatggattgaactctatgcttgttctagattagctaactagaacatagatcactaggatcttagattatcttgaattatccatttgagcgatgcctgtctcccgttgagaagaacgacagttcctccttgagaccttgtggtcatattcagCTCGCGcataggcagatctagaagccgtcgatcgatatcccgacaggtgaatcgatcggcgctgcgaaaggtgtatcgctcgatatctcaaaaggatatcgaccgactctttttctgtgtcatcatgcgaaaggtgtggtcagagatctagatattttaaccagtgattcattcacatatgttaagcggctgagatctatattatcatgcaagcaacttattaaagcatttatagagattataatctccattcctgaatagaagccctagatctagctaccatccttccatcaaacagctccttgccaagctgaacaattatattgttcatcttgtttactgttttatttactgctttaccatattcatttactgctttataatttatttactgttagcctaCCTTAATCATAACTAtcagatctagtgtgtgccttagctccttgtggattcgatccctaagtattacaacttgacctcttttgatgagagtaattcactccttagggtaatttgagtgatatcagtGTTACCAAAGGTGCAAAATCAGGTGCAACAATGTCTTCTCCTACTGAGAATTCTCCACCAACTGATcaggtatttttttttactcatTTTGCTTTCATCTGATTTATATTAGTCTTAGTTTGAAGTTGTGCTCATGTATATTGTAAAGTGTCAGATGAAGCTTGGATCTCAAGCTGTGAAACCGAATCAGAAGTGAAAACTGATGGACGTTGGTGTGAATAAACAAGTTGTTGCTGAAGGACGTGTGCATTCAACAGACCCAGCTTAAATGGTCCACTTTGTACGCTTCGGTCCGAAAGCAGCTAGAGTTTGGGTAGATGTTGTGCTCGTAGATGATGCAGAAGTTTGGAGGAAATCAGATGAGATTGAGTGTTTGAAAGATGCACATGGTTCATCAATTGCTTGGCCAATTGATAAATTGGTCATCTTTTAAGCTGCTGTAAgtgttatattttttgttataacccTGCATATGTAATTGCTTTGTTGGTGATCAGAGTTTATCTCATCTCAGGGAGCAGGGTGAATGAAGAACTTAGGTCCAGATTAGCTAGTTTTAAGCTAGACTAATGAATTCCATGTATGATATTATTTCTTATGACTTTGGTATCAGTTTTCAAACGACATCAGTAACACTTATGTGTAATGACTTATGTAGTTGGAACTTATTTTATGAATGAATTTGTTTGGATTTGAATTTCTGTTTTGGTGAAAAAAATTACGTATTAAGCAAATCATAGCTCTTAGACACAAAAACAATAGCTAAAAAAAACTGTTGTCATTACAAATCATAGCATTCCaaattacatataatttaaaCTATCATGATATATTTCGAAGCTATTACACCCTTTTGTATAGCACTTAATAACTGCAATTACCAGAATGAGCTTTTGCTATTGTAGAAGTCTCTATAATTGCACGAAATATGTATCGTAATTGATTTGTAACAGAAAATAAACGTGTCATAGATTAGTTAATAACATCACCCAGTTAGTGCTATTGTAAATTAACATTTCGTAGCATCACAGAAAAACAATATCCTAGGGGGGGTACCTATGATTGCTGCCGTATACATATCATTTGGTAAAACGCTATCAAACCCCTAACATAGCATAAAACTCGCGCTAACAATGgacatatttcttgtagtgtatatACGCCAATTGGTTCTATTTTTTTGTTCCTAATATTCCTCCTCATCTCGATAAGCTTCTTTTAAACTCCGTGTAACCTCCATGACTTCCTCTTGGGATTTTGATAAATCATTCTGGACCCCTTCAGGTgcttttgtaaattattaatcCGATCTTTTCCATATGGAGGATTCTCCTTCCTCCAAGCTGATATTGCGTGCCGGCGATTATGAATACGATCCAAAAAAATTAACTCCTGGCCTCTACGGTTTAATTTCCATCCCCATGAAATTGCTTTCATAAGACCATCTGTCCCAATCCACCttttatcaaaccaaaaatgtttcttaaatttaataactttttCTTTAATAACTGCTACTATCGGCCGATGATCCGAGCCCACCATAGGCAAATATTCAACTTTGATTAGGTTCTCCGTATACAATAAAAATCCTTTTACCCTTATATTCCATTTCGACGTCAATTATCCTAATACACGTTAGCTTTAAACTCATGAGACCAGTAAAGCATTACCAATATCCTAGACTTATGCCGTAAGGTTTGTCTCCTAATGCACCAATTCCATTCCATTAGGCCTCTTCTCACTATACATCTATTTTTAACATCATCTTTCAAGCCATGAGTCAATATATGTTTGACCATCTTAACTGGCCACTTTGGCCACCAGTGTACTAAACTGTTATCATATAAAACATCTGAAAGAAAGGATTTAGAAACTTGTACCTTCTGTACATAATTCCAGAACTGGTAAGATAAGGCCAATACATTTGCTCTTAAAGGAATATGGGCACCACCCTTAACCAGCGACATTCCATCTGAACTGAGAGAAACCCCTACTCCCTTTATAATAACCAACTTGGAAAAATCACAACCATGTTTTATTCATATAGTCGACCACTAGAGATACAAGTAAGACCAAACAACTGAAAGAAAGAACCTTGATATCCCGAAGGATAGAGAACAACAAAAACCGCAAAAAAAGATCCAAACAATAACTAAAAGGGATTTCATAAGTGAATCCAACATTTTTGAAccgaaaaaataaatgaaaaggtCAGCTTACTCTGCACCTTTAGATGCGTTAGACGAGACCTTCTTGGCTGGTCCGATTCCCTTCCCTTCCAGCTTGGTCACTGCCTTTGCAAGGAGCTTCTTGCGAGGAGATAAGATACTCTGAGCCGTACGTTTTCCCCCTTTTTGTGCCTTCTTCTTCGGGTCCTTCTCCTGGTACTTCTCCTTGTCCTTAGCATCTTCACTCTGCTCTTCCAAAATCTCATCCACAGCACTCCCTTCGTTTGAAGCTCCCCCCTCTAGCTCCTCCTGAAATGCAGCCATCTGGCCTTGCTCCCACTCCTGGAGTTCATCAGTATCCACCAGGAGATCAGAGTCAGAAAACTCCCCCTCCTCCATAGTCAGGTCCTCACTCTGAAGAGCCTCAGTGTACGGAGCCGGTTCTTCTAAAGTCGAATCAGCTTCATTCCCCTTCTTCTCTGAAATGTCTTTCAGCTCTGTAGGCATAGTATCAGTTTTGCATTCTGCATCAGGAACTTCCTGGTCTTAGATGCTGTGTCCAAAACTTCATTCACTTTTGAGCCCCCGCTCGCCTTTGGAGAAATCTCCACAACTTTAAAAGCGTCCAACATTAGCTTCTCCGGGATCAGTGGAAGCCCTTCTTCCCCACCTCTCAGATGTTGGATGCCTCGAGACTGAGTTGCAGGACGCCTCTCTTGCTCCCTTGGCCCATGATAACCAGACTGCCTCCCTTGTAATGAAGAGCCTTCACCATTGCCCCGATAGTACATGTCCTTATTCTTGTACTTCGGTGCCTCAAATCTAGCAGTCCCAGCTCTTTCATGTGCTACCCCTTTTCCTTTGTTACCATATTTGCCATTCCAGTTCCTCTGCTGATGTCCCTCTCGCCCGTCTCCACCTTCCTCCCTACCATTTACCACCGCACCTCTGTAACTATTAGCATTTGCACCCTGCTCAGCCTGATGTAAAATATTGCTTCTTTTTGCCTAAATCTCCTTGTGTAAGCGAGGGCATTGTGACTAATTATGAGTCATACAAAAGCACTCACTGCAAAACCCAACTAGCTTCTCATATCTCAAAGACACTGGTAACTCTACGCCCTCATCAAAGTTAATCGTCATGGAGAAAATCAGCGGCTTAAAGCCATCAACCTCCACCCTCACCCTGCCTTCCGTGATATCAACCTCCCCCTGCACCTTCCCGAGAGCATCACCCACACTCCTGAACGTCTGAGCAGCCCAGAAGTGAAGTGGAATATCAAGAACATAAACCCTGAAAATGATCGTATAGGGGTAGTTGACCTCCACAACCGGCTTCCACCTAACCAGCGAAATCATCCAAGCATCAAAGTGAAAAGGCCCCATGTTAAGAACCTCCTCTATGTCCTCCTCTAAATAAAAAGCAAACTGGAATCTTCCAAGACCAAGTAGGTTCCAACCACTCTTCCCTCCACTCCCCAGATCCGTGGCAACATGAAGAGTATCATCTTCATCACTTGTTTCGGAGGGTTCATGCACCTTTCAATTAGTGTTTTGGCATAACTCGCAATGAGACCCGAATTGTCAAACCGTGGCACCGAGATTCTCAGCCCTGGCTTAGGTCCCTCGAGCAATTTTCCTCCAGACTTAGTAATCCACTGACCTTGCGTCATTGATAACCACAAAGAAAAACCAAACAAACTAAAATCCAAATGAGAACAAATATTAAGAGAGTATTACAAATATGAATTGATGTATGAAAACTAAGTCCTGAGTcctaaatatatagtaaaaaactAGACAAGAGAAAAACCAGACGTACCTTGCTTGATCATATcctttatttccttttatagCCAAAGCTATTGGGATCCGAATCCTTCTCCATAAAACACCAAATATCTCCAGCAAAGTTAGATCTCCGCAGATCTTATTTTGATTCCAGCTTACAACCATGTCGCACCACTCGTTTACCCATGAACCCTCACGACCCATCTTTATCTGACCTAGATCGAATTTAGATCGTACATTAGGAAAACTCTCAATTTTCATCGCCTATCGCCTTCCACgtgaaaatattcaaaatctTAAAAGAAATATTCCACTACAATTGTGATgaaaaatgaattaaataaatttatttaaattacttttaatgCAGATCTTCctttttaatgtttattattagtattttattatgattcacattttataaaaaaaaaattatgtggcTGGATCTGTTTATTATATGCTAATATTCAGGGCCGTCTCAAACTTTAGACGGACCCtgttcaaaataaaaaagataacacATTTTTAACAATctgaaataattttgtttttgtacaaaatattagtataatataaaataaatctatcaatttaattattttatatctaaataacACTATTTTCTAGTTTAATGCAAAATCATTGATCAAATCATCGAACATGATTATTTGGcatttttcaatgcaaaatcatcgatcaaatcatcaaatttgatcattcttctaactttttcattttttatgtttattattttcataatcaaaaatcataatctataaatatagcagaaaaacaaaatttgaataGCAAGCTATATACTTTTTGATTGGACAAatcacttttttttcttgtcaacagAAGTTGTAggctagtttttttttctttgtgtttgctatttctaattaaaaatggtgaaaatatattttgttatccgtatttataatcactaattaATAATGGTTTCCAAAATATAATCAATTAGAATGTTAACTTTATATACTACCATTGAATATTTAAACACACATTAACAACAATTTCttacttttcaaaatatataattgatataaatattagttacatcctaatttattgcatttttggttggttatataaaaaaaattaaaaattgtaatttacaattattggttataaatactgaacctaaattcaaatatagttattctgatttttttaataaaaatatgattttaaatttataactattaataaaacaaaaagaaattatgGACCTCCAAAATTTTGGACCCTGTTCGACCGCTCCATTTGCACGTGCTAAAAGACGGCCCTGCTAATATtgtatcatattattaaatgtgTGTGATGAAAAACAGTGAAAAACGCATGAAAGTTATGGTAATATAGTCTTATAGTGGaatttatattgataatatatCATAGTACAGTGGCTTCTGGATATGATCCATTATTTCCCGTCTCCCTCTCCACTACGGTTCAACCCCAGTCAGCCTcatgttttgtttaaaaaagttttttttataatttaatgaaaCAGTGTCATTTTGTATAAACACatattttaaactgatttatatGACACGTCAATGCCACGTCACCGTTAATAGACGGCTAAACCACAGATCTCGGGTCAATGTTAGTCAATGTATGTAAAAACCGATTTTTATGAATTGATGTAtgaaattcaaataatttttgagttaatgtatgttttagcacatgTGACTAGTATATATACTGATCGGGACCGCATAGTTGTGTTGAAGTAGGAATTTTGTATAAACACATATTTTAATCTGATTTATATGACACGTCAATGCCACGTCATCGTTAATAGACGGCTAAATCACAGATCTCGGATCAATGTTAGTCAATGCATGTAAAAACCGAATTTTATGAATTGATGTATGAAATTCAAATAACTTTTGAGttaatgtatgttttagcacatgTGACTAGTATATATACTGATCGGGACCGCAGAGTTGTGTTGAAGTAGGAATTGGCAGTtccccctcccccccccccgCATGATTTTGCGAGAAATCATCATGGACTAAGAATATTTGGGCCTCTATAAGAGATACAAGAAACAAACTTGGACTTTTCTGACAAATAAGGCAGCGTTGTGAGCAGAACCAAATGGAACCTTTgctatttgttttattaatttttccgAGGATAAAGTTT contains these protein-coding regions:
- the LOC130498887 gene encoding uncharacterized protein LOC130498887 isoform X2, which produces MPTELKDISEKKGNEADSTLEEPAPYTEALQSEDLTMEEGEFSDSDLLVDTDELQEWEQGQMAAFQEELEGGASNEGSAVDEILEEQSEDAKDKEKYQEKDPKKKAQKGGKRTAQSILSPRKKLLAKAVTKLEGKGIGPAKKVSSNASKGAE
- the LOC130498887 gene encoding uncharacterized protein LOC130498887 isoform X1 → MKIESFPNVRSKFDLGQIKMGREGSWVNEWCDMVVSWNQNKICGDLTLLEIFGVLWRRIRIPIALAIKGNKGYDQASLFGFSLWLSMTQGQWITKSGGKLLEGPKPGLRISVPRFDNSGLIASYAKTLIERCMNPPKQVMKMILFMLPRIWGVEGRVVGTYLVLEDSSLLFI